From the genome of Ziziphus jujuba cultivar Dongzao chromosome 6, ASM3175591v1, one region includes:
- the LOC125418998 gene encoding disease resistance protein LAZ5-like isoform X2: protein MKDTFLDIACIFDSSFARDYAESILVDNPYVKIDITGLLDKSLIENSEVLKDNELLMNDLIRQMGRQIARDEDEQPGNRCRLCDAKDACYVLENKTGTAAIEVISFNMSEITQNVRVCHSAFSNMCNLRILKVYCDNIGGYGFKVSIPNGLDSYLSNKLRYFRWDLYPSKSLPSKFNPENLVELALRGSHLENLWNYKVQSLPMLRRIDLSYSKFLTQLPDLSRSPNLERLNLEGCTSLVEVLSPIQNLDKLAYLNLNGCTKLKNLKDTSRSTGYLDFILHGGIKNLLKNICQPSLTFQAHIPQKFQVNLTCLILSGTAIEEADPSIGYLPGLVQLDMSYCTRLKSLPTSICNLKSLEMLSLAFCSKLEKLPPLPSTLLHLGLYCCESLKSLSELPSLCFSLSANYCKTLEKISTWRAPLLHNMKIINFNFFCGHIDFYGCEKLDQNTRNSILVDRAVLKILFRMKFGMTGPNSHDFRYPGDEIPKWFNYQTCGTSIKIMLCPNWNNANFLGLAFCIVLDQNKTDPNISLCIDCKLNFRTMDDDHLHEYHDSRALLERKVSSDHLLMWYVAKLALQRSEKMVGLNWPSTCRTEASFHVLPCYYDCRALRYVKNLGSEYGQIKKFGIRFVYMADTERFDAETKSGNIRHYDEYCESSGSEAKRKNKSYFDEYCGFHGEEDVEWHPTVKSKRLKV, encoded by the exons ATGAAGGATACATTTCTAGACATTGCTTGCATCTTTGATTCATCTTTTGCTAGAGATTATGCAGAAAGCATATTAGTTGATAATCCTTATGTGAAAATAGATATTACTGGTCTACTTGATAAGTCTTTAATTGAAAATAGTGAAGTTCTTAAGGACAATGAGCTATTGATGAATGATTTGATACGTCAAATGGGTCGGCAAATTGCTCGTGATGAAGATGAACAACCTGGTAATCGTTGCAGGTTGTGTGATGCCAAGGATGCTTGCTACGTACTGGAAAATAAAACG GGCACTGCTGCAATTGAAGTTATATCATTCAACATGTCTGAAATCACACAAAATGTAAGAGTGTGCCATTCAGCCTTCTCAAATATGTGCAACCTACGAATTCTCAAAGTTTATTGTGACAATATTGGTGGCTATGGGTTTAAGGTGTCCATTCCTAATGGTCTTGATTCTTATCTTTCTAATAAGCTAAGATATTTTCGGTGGGATTTATATCCTTCGAAATCAttgccatcaaaatttaatcCAGAGAATCTTGTTGAACTTGCACTTCGTGGCAGCCATCTTGAAAACCTTTGGAATTATAAAGTTCAG TCTCTCCCAATGTTAAGAAGGATTGATCTGAGTTATTCCAAGTTTCTCACTCAACTACCAGATTTGTCACGGAGTCCGAATCTGGAAAGATTAAATCTTGAAGGCTGTACAAGCTTGGTTGAGGTTCTTTCACCAATTCAAAATCTTGACAAGCTTGCTTATCTAAATTTGAATGGTTGCACCaaacttaaaaatttgaaagataCATCAAGGAGCACAGGTTACTTGGATTTTATTCTGCATGGAGGCATTAAAAATCTTTTGAAAAACATTTGTCAGCCGAGTCTCACATTTCAGGCCCACATTCCTCAAAAGTTCCAAGTGAATTTAACATGTTTAATTTTGAGTGGGACAGCAATAGAAGAAGCGGACCCATCAATTGGGTATCTCCCAGGTCTTGTTCAATTAGATATGAGTTATTGCACCAGACTTAAAAGTCTTCCAACCAGCATTTGTAATTTGAAATCTCTTGAGATGTTAAGCCTCGCCTTCtgttcaaaacttgaaaaattgcCTCCCCTTCCATCTACTCTGCTCCACTTGGGGCTATACTGTTGTGAAAGCTTGAAATCTTTATCAGAGCTTCCATCATTATGCTTTAGTCTGTCTGCAAATTACTGCAAGACACTGGAGAAAATATCGACTTGGAGGGCTCCACTATTACACAATATGAAAATcattaactttaattttttctgtGGACATATTGACTTTTATGGTTGTGAAAAATTGGATCAGAATACACGCAACAGCATACTCGTCGATCGTGCCGTACTTAAAATTCTGTTCCGTATGAAGTTTGGGATGACT GGCCCAAATTCTCATGATTTTCGATATCCaggagatgaaattccaaagtggTTTAACTATCAAACTTGTGGGACTTCAATCAAAATTATGCTTTGCCCAAATTGGAATAATGCCAACTTCTTGGGTTTGGCTTTCTGCATTGTTCTTGATCAAAATAAAACTGACCCTAATATATCTCTTTGTATCGATTGCAAACTCAATTTCAGAACCATGGATGATGATCATCTGCATGAATATCATGATTCTAGGGCTCTTCTGGAGAGGAAGGTTAGTTCAGATCACCTGCTCATGTGGTACGTTGCAAAACTCGCTTTGCAAAGATCAGAAAAAATGGTTGGACTAAATTGGCCATCTACTTGTAGAACTGAGGCTTCTTTCCATGTCTTGCCTTGCTACTATGATTGCAGAGCATTGAGATATGTCAAAAACTTGGGAAGTGAGTATGGCCAGATTAAGAAGTTTGGTATTCGGTTTGTATATATGGCAGATACAGAGAGGTTTGATGCAGAAACTAAAAGTGGAAATATAAGACACTATGATGAATATTGTGAATCAAGTGGAAGTGaagctaaaagaaaaaataagagcTACTTTGATGAATATTGTGGCTTTCATGGTGAAGAAGATGTTGAATGGCATCCTACCGTTAAATCTAAGAGACTGAAG GTTTAA
- the LOC125418998 gene encoding disease resistance protein LAZ5-like isoform X1 yields the protein MKDTFLDIACIFDSSFARDYAESILVDNPYVKIDITGLLDKSLIENSEVLKDNELLMNDLIRQMGRQIARDEDEQPGNRCRLCDAKDACYVLENKTGTAAIEVISFNMSEITQNVRVCHSAFSNMCNLRILKVYCDNIGGYGFKVSIPNGLDSYLSNKLRYFRWDLYPSKSLPSKFNPENLVELALRGSHLENLWNYKVQSLPMLRRIDLSYSKFLTQLPDLSRSPNLERLNLEGCTSLVEVLSPIQNLDKLAYLNLNGCTKLKNLKDTSRSTGYLDFILHGGIKNLLKNICQPSLTFQAHIPQKFQVNLTCLILSGTAIEEADPSIGYLPGLVQLDMSYCTRLKSLPTSICNLKSLEMLSLAFCSKLEKLPPLPSTLLHLGLYCCESLKSLSELPSLCFSLSANYCKTLEKISTWRAPLLHNMKIINFNFFCGHIDFYGCEKLDQNTRNSILVDRAVLKILFRMKFGMTGPNSHDFRYPGDEIPKWFNYQTCGTSIKIMLCPNWNNANFLGLAFCIVLDQNKTDPNISLCIDCKLNFRTMDDDHLHEYHDSRALLERKVSSDHLLMWYVAKLALQRSEKMVGLNWPSTCRTEASFHVLPCYYDCRALRYVKNLGSEYGQIKKFGIRFVYMADTERFDAETKSGNIRHYDEYCESSGSEAKRKNKSYFDEYCGFHGEEDVEWHPTVKSKRLKVILPLNLRD from the exons ATGAAGGATACATTTCTAGACATTGCTTGCATCTTTGATTCATCTTTTGCTAGAGATTATGCAGAAAGCATATTAGTTGATAATCCTTATGTGAAAATAGATATTACTGGTCTACTTGATAAGTCTTTAATTGAAAATAGTGAAGTTCTTAAGGACAATGAGCTATTGATGAATGATTTGATACGTCAAATGGGTCGGCAAATTGCTCGTGATGAAGATGAACAACCTGGTAATCGTTGCAGGTTGTGTGATGCCAAGGATGCTTGCTACGTACTGGAAAATAAAACG GGCACTGCTGCAATTGAAGTTATATCATTCAACATGTCTGAAATCACACAAAATGTAAGAGTGTGCCATTCAGCCTTCTCAAATATGTGCAACCTACGAATTCTCAAAGTTTATTGTGACAATATTGGTGGCTATGGGTTTAAGGTGTCCATTCCTAATGGTCTTGATTCTTATCTTTCTAATAAGCTAAGATATTTTCGGTGGGATTTATATCCTTCGAAATCAttgccatcaaaatttaatcCAGAGAATCTTGTTGAACTTGCACTTCGTGGCAGCCATCTTGAAAACCTTTGGAATTATAAAGTTCAG TCTCTCCCAATGTTAAGAAGGATTGATCTGAGTTATTCCAAGTTTCTCACTCAACTACCAGATTTGTCACGGAGTCCGAATCTGGAAAGATTAAATCTTGAAGGCTGTACAAGCTTGGTTGAGGTTCTTTCACCAATTCAAAATCTTGACAAGCTTGCTTATCTAAATTTGAATGGTTGCACCaaacttaaaaatttgaaagataCATCAAGGAGCACAGGTTACTTGGATTTTATTCTGCATGGAGGCATTAAAAATCTTTTGAAAAACATTTGTCAGCCGAGTCTCACATTTCAGGCCCACATTCCTCAAAAGTTCCAAGTGAATTTAACATGTTTAATTTTGAGTGGGACAGCAATAGAAGAAGCGGACCCATCAATTGGGTATCTCCCAGGTCTTGTTCAATTAGATATGAGTTATTGCACCAGACTTAAAAGTCTTCCAACCAGCATTTGTAATTTGAAATCTCTTGAGATGTTAAGCCTCGCCTTCtgttcaaaacttgaaaaattgcCTCCCCTTCCATCTACTCTGCTCCACTTGGGGCTATACTGTTGTGAAAGCTTGAAATCTTTATCAGAGCTTCCATCATTATGCTTTAGTCTGTCTGCAAATTACTGCAAGACACTGGAGAAAATATCGACTTGGAGGGCTCCACTATTACACAATATGAAAATcattaactttaattttttctgtGGACATATTGACTTTTATGGTTGTGAAAAATTGGATCAGAATACACGCAACAGCATACTCGTCGATCGTGCCGTACTTAAAATTCTGTTCCGTATGAAGTTTGGGATGACT GGCCCAAATTCTCATGATTTTCGATATCCaggagatgaaattccaaagtggTTTAACTATCAAACTTGTGGGACTTCAATCAAAATTATGCTTTGCCCAAATTGGAATAATGCCAACTTCTTGGGTTTGGCTTTCTGCATTGTTCTTGATCAAAATAAAACTGACCCTAATATATCTCTTTGTATCGATTGCAAACTCAATTTCAGAACCATGGATGATGATCATCTGCATGAATATCATGATTCTAGGGCTCTTCTGGAGAGGAAGGTTAGTTCAGATCACCTGCTCATGTGGTACGTTGCAAAACTCGCTTTGCAAAGATCAGAAAAAATGGTTGGACTAAATTGGCCATCTACTTGTAGAACTGAGGCTTCTTTCCATGTCTTGCCTTGCTACTATGATTGCAGAGCATTGAGATATGTCAAAAACTTGGGAAGTGAGTATGGCCAGATTAAGAAGTTTGGTATTCGGTTTGTATATATGGCAGATACAGAGAGGTTTGATGCAGAAACTAAAAGTGGAAATATAAGACACTATGATGAATATTGTGAATCAAGTGGAAGTGaagctaaaagaaaaaataagagcTACTTTGATGAATATTGTGGCTTTCATGGTGAAGAAGATGTTGAATGGCATCCTACCGTTAAATCTAAGAGACTGAAGGTTATCCTACCATTAAATCTAAGAGACTGA
- the LOC125418998 gene encoding disease resistance protein LAZ5-like isoform X3, which produces MKDTFLDIACIFDSSFARDYAESILVDNPYVKIDITGLLDKSLIENSEVLKDNELLMNDLIRQMGRQIARDEDEQPGNRCRLCDAKDACYVLENKTGTAAIEVISFNMSEITQNVRVCHSAFSNMCNLRILKVYCDNIGGYGFKVSIPNGLDSYLSNKLRYFRWDLYPSKSLPSKFNPENLVELALRGSHLENLWNYKVQSLPMLRRIDLSYSKFLTQLPDLSRSPNLERLNLEGCTSLVEVLSPIQNLDKLAYLNLNGCTKLKNLKDTSRSTGYLDFILHGGIKNLLKNICQPSLTFQAHIPQKFQVNLTCLILSGTAIEEADPSIGYLPGLVQLDMSYCTRLKSLPTSICNLKSLEMLSLAFCSKLEKLPPLPSTLLHLGLYCCESLKSLSELPSLCFSLSANYCKTLEKISTWRAPLLHNMKIINFNFFCGHIDFYGCEKLDQNTRNSILVDRAVLKILFRMKFGMTGPNSHDFRYPGDEIPKWFNYQTCGTSIKIMLCPNWNNANFLGLAFCIVLDQNKTDPNISLCIDCKLNFRTMDDDHLHEYHDSRALLERKVSSDHLLM; this is translated from the exons ATGAAGGATACATTTCTAGACATTGCTTGCATCTTTGATTCATCTTTTGCTAGAGATTATGCAGAAAGCATATTAGTTGATAATCCTTATGTGAAAATAGATATTACTGGTCTACTTGATAAGTCTTTAATTGAAAATAGTGAAGTTCTTAAGGACAATGAGCTATTGATGAATGATTTGATACGTCAAATGGGTCGGCAAATTGCTCGTGATGAAGATGAACAACCTGGTAATCGTTGCAGGTTGTGTGATGCCAAGGATGCTTGCTACGTACTGGAAAATAAAACG GGCACTGCTGCAATTGAAGTTATATCATTCAACATGTCTGAAATCACACAAAATGTAAGAGTGTGCCATTCAGCCTTCTCAAATATGTGCAACCTACGAATTCTCAAAGTTTATTGTGACAATATTGGTGGCTATGGGTTTAAGGTGTCCATTCCTAATGGTCTTGATTCTTATCTTTCTAATAAGCTAAGATATTTTCGGTGGGATTTATATCCTTCGAAATCAttgccatcaaaatttaatcCAGAGAATCTTGTTGAACTTGCACTTCGTGGCAGCCATCTTGAAAACCTTTGGAATTATAAAGTTCAG TCTCTCCCAATGTTAAGAAGGATTGATCTGAGTTATTCCAAGTTTCTCACTCAACTACCAGATTTGTCACGGAGTCCGAATCTGGAAAGATTAAATCTTGAAGGCTGTACAAGCTTGGTTGAGGTTCTTTCACCAATTCAAAATCTTGACAAGCTTGCTTATCTAAATTTGAATGGTTGCACCaaacttaaaaatttgaaagataCATCAAGGAGCACAGGTTACTTGGATTTTATTCTGCATGGAGGCATTAAAAATCTTTTGAAAAACATTTGTCAGCCGAGTCTCACATTTCAGGCCCACATTCCTCAAAAGTTCCAAGTGAATTTAACATGTTTAATTTTGAGTGGGACAGCAATAGAAGAAGCGGACCCATCAATTGGGTATCTCCCAGGTCTTGTTCAATTAGATATGAGTTATTGCACCAGACTTAAAAGTCTTCCAACCAGCATTTGTAATTTGAAATCTCTTGAGATGTTAAGCCTCGCCTTCtgttcaaaacttgaaaaattgcCTCCCCTTCCATCTACTCTGCTCCACTTGGGGCTATACTGTTGTGAAAGCTTGAAATCTTTATCAGAGCTTCCATCATTATGCTTTAGTCTGTCTGCAAATTACTGCAAGACACTGGAGAAAATATCGACTTGGAGGGCTCCACTATTACACAATATGAAAATcattaactttaattttttctgtGGACATATTGACTTTTATGGTTGTGAAAAATTGGATCAGAATACACGCAACAGCATACTCGTCGATCGTGCCGTACTTAAAATTCTGTTCCGTATGAAGTTTGGGATGACT GGCCCAAATTCTCATGATTTTCGATATCCaggagatgaaattccaaagtggTTTAACTATCAAACTTGTGGGACTTCAATCAAAATTATGCTTTGCCCAAATTGGAATAATGCCAACTTCTTGGGTTTGGCTTTCTGCATTGTTCTTGATCAAAATAAAACTGACCCTAATATATCTCTTTGTATCGATTGCAAACTCAATTTCAGAACCATGGATGATGATCATCTGCATGAATATCATGATTCTAGGGCTCTTCTGGAGAGGAAGGTTAGTTCAGATCACCTGCTCATGTG A
- the LOC132804081 gene encoding disease resistance protein Roq1-like: MASTSFSSANRLCKQFDVFLNFRGEDTRGFTNNLCDAKVIFTFMDDYEIERGDEISPALRKAIEESKISVVVFSENYDASSTWCLNELVHILECKKNNGQTVMPVFYGIDPSVVQKQNGSYGIAFNKLEERFRDRIEKVHQWRAALTEVSNLRGWDSKNYWPECKLVQKVVEDILKELPKYRSSFEHSKKLLFGIEKNIKEVESRLSIGPKDVRIIGIWGMGGIGKTTLATIVFERLSDEFEGCCFLPNVREQQARHGLDHLRRKLLSNLLDDEDILRMDTLVGASSFILHRLRRKKVLIVLDDVDSSILLDALVRENHQLAPGSRIIVTSRNRQVLKGVSDDIYKVQRLNSFESFHLFCLHAFKSDPPAIDDQKMISEVIKREKIFKPRYSRCVENQL; this comes from the exons ATGGCTTCTACTTCTTTTTCTTCGGCAAACCGCCTTTGCAAACAATTCGACGTGTTTCTGAATTTCAGAGGTGAGGACACCCGTGGATTTACTAACAACCTTTGTGATGCAAAGGTTATCTTTACTTTCATGGATGATTATGAAATTGAGCGAGGCGATGAAATTTCTCCGGCACTTCGCAAAGCTATCGAGGAATCCAAGATTTCGGTAGTCGTTTTTTCAGAAAACTATGATGCTTCCTCCACATGGTGTTTGAATGAACTGGTGCATATACTTGAATGCAAGAAAAACAATGGGCAGACTGTTATGCCAGTCTTTTATGGCATAGATCCATCGGTTGTACAAAAGCAGAATGGGAGTTATGGAATTGCATTTAATAAACTTGAAGAACGTTTCAGAGACAGAATAGAGAAGGTGCACCAATGGAGGGCTGCTTTAACAGAAGTTTCTAATCTACGTGGGTGGGATTCAAAGAATTActg gcCTGAGTGTAAGTTAGTTCAAAAAGTTGTTGaagatattttaaaagaattgcCTAAATATCGATCATCATTTGAGCATTCAAAGAAGTTGCTTTttggaattgaaaaaaatattaaggaaGTTGAATCACGATTATCCATTGGCCCAAAAGATGTTCGCATTATAGGTATTTGGGGAATGGGGGGAATCGGTAAAACCACCCTTGCTACCATTGTATTTGAAAGACTATCTGATGAGTTCGAAGGTTGCTGCTTTCTTCCGAATGTCAGAGAACAACAGGCAAGACATGGATTAGATCATTTGAGAAGGAAACTTCTATCTAATTTACTAGATGATGAAGATATTTTAAGGATGGATACCCTAGTTGGAGCATCATCTTTTATTCTTCACAGGCTTCGACGTAAAAAGGTGCTCATTGTTCTAGATGATGTGGATAGTTCTATCCTATTAGATGCTTTAGTTCGAGAAAATCACCAACTTGCTCCTGGAAGCAGAATCATTGTTACATCTAGAAATAGACAAGTGCTTAAGGGAGTATCCGATGATATTTACAAGGTTCAGAGGTTAAATTCCTTTGAATCTTTTCACCTCTTCTGTTTGCATGCTTTTAAGTCTGATCCTCCGGCAATTGATGATCAAAAAATGATATCAGAAGtgataaaaagggaaaagattTTCAAACCCAGATATTCAAGATGTGTTGAGAATCAGTTATGA